A genomic segment from Bradyrhizobium sp. ISRA430 encodes:
- a CDS encoding amino acid ABC transporter substrate-binding protein: MRLPTVVLAVTCLVSAASAEDLSGTLQKVKETKKITLGYQEASVPFSYLDGNQKPVGFAMDICLKIVDAVKKQLGMPDIAVDTIAVTSSNRIPLMVNGTLDLHCSATTNNADRQKQVAFTNTHFLSATRFAAKKAAKINTIDDLKGKSVTAVAGSVNLTQLAKVNTERNLGINILPAKDQAEAFLMLETDRAQAYALDDVQLAVAIARSKEPALFMISEETFSKPEPYGIMLRREDAPFKALADRATAELYASPEIEVLYKKWLQSPTPPNGLNYNVPMSPSLRNAFKKPSSSFDPDVYAVN; the protein is encoded by the coding sequence ATGCGATTACCCACCGTTGTCCTGGCCGTGACATGTCTTGTGAGCGCCGCCTCGGCCGAAGACCTTTCGGGCACGCTCCAGAAGGTCAAGGAGACGAAGAAGATCACGCTCGGCTACCAGGAGGCGTCCGTTCCCTTCAGCTATCTCGACGGCAACCAGAAGCCGGTCGGCTTTGCCATGGATATCTGCCTCAAGATCGTGGATGCCGTGAAGAAGCAGCTCGGCATGCCCGACATCGCGGTGGACACCATCGCGGTGACGTCGTCGAACCGCATTCCGCTGATGGTCAACGGCACTCTCGATCTGCACTGCTCGGCGACCACCAACAACGCCGATCGACAGAAACAGGTGGCTTTCACCAACACGCATTTCCTGAGCGCAACGCGGTTCGCCGCCAAGAAGGCTGCAAAGATCAACACCATCGACGATCTCAAGGGCAAGTCGGTCACGGCGGTGGCGGGATCGGTCAACCTGACGCAACTCGCCAAGGTCAACACCGAGCGCAATCTCGGCATCAACATCCTGCCGGCCAAGGACCAGGCCGAGGCCTTCCTGATGCTGGAGACCGACCGCGCACAGGCCTACGCGCTGGACGACGTGCAGCTTGCGGTCGCCATCGCCCGGTCGAAGGAGCCGGCGCTGTTCATGATCAGCGAGGAAACCTTCTCCAAGCCGGAGCCGTACGGGATCATGCTGCGCAGGGAGGACGCTCCGTTCAAGGCGCTGGCCGATCGCGCAACCGCAGAACTCTATGCGAGCCCCGAGATCGAGGTGCTCTACAAGAAGTGGCTGCAATCGCCGACGCCACCGAACGGCCTCAACTACAATGTCCCGATGTCGCCGTCCCTACGCAACGCCTTCAAGAAGCCGAGCTCGAGCTTCGATCCGGACGTGTACGCGGTGAACTGA